ACAGGATGTCGAAGCCTTCATCGCGCTGGACGACAGGTTCCATCACAGCCTCGCCGTTGCGGCGGGGCATGGCGATGTCTGGGATGTCCTGGAAGGGCTGAAATCCCAGATGAACCGGTTGCGCTATATCACCGCGCGGGTCTTTGATCACCAGAAGCTGATCGAGCAGCACGGGGCCATCGTGCAGGCGCTGCGCGAGGGCGACACGGATGCCGCGGAGCAGGCGATGCGCCTGCATCTGCGCGAAGTGCTGAACGACCTGCCCGAGATCGCTGCCGCCAAACCCGAATTCTTCACGGAATGAAACAGGAGGAGTCCTCATGAAACTGAACCGCCGTCAATTCACCGCCCTGGCCGGGGCCAGCCTGCTGGCCACGCCGGCGATCCGCGCCCATGCCGCCGATGTGACGATCAAGCTGGGTCACCTGGCGAACGAGGAAAACAGCTGGCACAAGGCGTCGCTGAAATTCGGCGAGGAAGTCGCCAGGCTGACCGAAGGCCGCGTCGAGGTCCAGGTTTTCCCCAATGAATCGCTTGGCAAGGAGATCGACTTGATCAACGGCATGCAGCTTGGCACCGCCGACATGACGATCACCGGCGAGAGCCTGCAGAACTGGGCGCCGATGGCGGCGCTGCTGGCGGTTCCCTATGCCTATCTGACGCTGGAGCAGATGGACGAGGTCGCGGCGGGTGATATCGGCACGCAGATCAAGGAAGAAATCCTTGCCAAGGCCCAGATCCGTCCCATCGCCTATTTCGCGCGCGGGCCACGCAACCTGACCTCGAACCGCGAGGTGATGACGCCCGAGGATCTGAACGGGTTGAAGCTGCGCGTGCCGAATGTGCCGCTTTTCGTGAAAACATGGGAAGCGCTTGGCGCGCAGCCGACGCCGATGGCCTTCAGCGAAGTCTTCACTTCGCTGCAGAACGGCACGATCGACGCGCAGGAGAACCCGCTGGCGCTGATCGAGTCGGCGAATTTCAACGAGGTGCAGAAATTCGTCAACAAGACCGAGCATGTGCGGTCATGGATCTACCTGACCATCTCGGAGATGACATGGGGCCGCCTGTCCGCCGAGGACCAGGAGGCCGTGACGCAGGCCGCCGAGACCGCGCAGCAATATGAGCGCGAGCTGTTCCTGGCCGACGAGGATCGTCTGACCAAGAGCTTGCAGGACAAGGGCATGACCTTCGTCGACAGCGACAAGGCAGCTTTTGCGGCTCAGGCCAAGGACGCCGTGCTGGCCAATGTCGGCGACGAGATCAAGCCGGTGGTCGAAGAGCTGTTCGCCGCCCAGAGCTGATCCTGCGGGCGGCCGGTATCGGAGCCGGCCGCCCGGATTTTTTCAAGCTTGACGATCCGAAGGCTAGATTTGCCATGGAGGAAGCATGACCATCTTGATCCGCTGGATGCGGACCTTTTTGCGATTGGGCACCGGGGTTTCCTTCATGGTGCTGATCACCGCCGTCACCGTGCAGGTGGTCGGGCGCGGCTTTGTCGGCGCCTCGCCGGTCTGGACCGAGGAACTGACGCGGTTCGCCCTGCTCTATCTGGCGGGCTTCGGGACCGGGCTGGCGCTTTTGACCGGCGATCTGGTCAATGTCGACCTGGTCAGCGAGAGCTTGCCGGGGCGTCTGTCATGGCTTTCGCGGCTCATCTCGGCGGGACTGGTTCTGGTCTTCTGCCTGCTCGTGATCGGTCCTGCGATGCATTTTACCCGGATCGGCGCGATGCAGACCTCTCCGGCCATGGGCATGCCGATGAATTACGCGCATGGCAGCGTGCTTTTGCTTTTGGCGGTGCTGGCGCTGGCGGCCTTGCTGCGCGGTGTCGGGATGCTGACCGGCGCGAGCGATGGGCGGCCTGAAAACCTGAAGGGAGAGTTCGAATGAGCCTCGCGATCCTTGGACTGACATTTCTTCTGGGACTTGTCATCGGTCTGCCCGTGGCGATCACACTTGGACTTTCCTCGGCGGCTTACCTGTTGTGGAACGGCATGCCTTTGGTGGTGATCCCGCAAAAGATGTATGCGGGGATGGACAGCTTCGTGTTGCTGTGCATTCCGGGCTTCATCCTTGCGGGCAACCTGATGAATGGCGGCGGAATCACCGGGCGGATCATCCGTTTCGCACAGGCGCTGGTGGGCTGGATCCGCGGCGGGCTGGCGCAGACCAATGTCGCCTCGTCGATGCTGTTCGGGGGCATTTCCGGCACGGCGGTCGCGGATGCGGCCTCGATCGGGGGGATGATGATCCCCGGCATGAAGAAGGCGGGCTATCCGGCGGATTTCTCGGCTGCGGTGACGGCGGCATCCTCGACCGTCGGGCCGATCATTCCGCCATCGGTGCCGATGATCATCGTGGGCTCGCTGGCCGGGATCTCGGTCGGCAAGATGTTCATCGCCGGGGCGGTGCCCGGCCTGATGCTGGGCGGCGCGATGATGATCACCACCTATATCATCGCGGTGCGCCGCGATTTCCCGCGCCAGGCGTGGCAGGGATGGCGAGAATTGGGTATATCCTTCCTTGGCGCCTTCTGGGCACTGGCAATGACCGCGCTGATCGTGGGCGGGATGCTGTCGGGCTATGTCACGCCGACCGAGACCGCCGTCGTCGCCTCGATCTATGCCGTCGTCGTGGGTGCCTTCATCTATCGCGAATTGCCTCTGGTCCGGGTGCCGGGAATCCTGATCGACAGCGCGATCAGTTCGGCGGGAATCCTGGCGCTGGTGGGCACGGCCAATGTGTTTGGCTGGATCCTGGTCAGCGAGCAGATTCCGCAGATGATCGCGAACGGCGTATTGTCGGTGACAGACAACCGGTTCCTCGTGATCCTGCTGATCAATGTCGTGCTGCTGATCGTCGGCATGTTCATGGAGACCATCGCCGCCCTCATCATCCTGTTCGTGCCGCTGATGACACTGGCGCAGGCTGTCGGAGTCGATCCGCTGCATTTCGCGGTATTCGCGGTGCTGAACCTGATGATCGGGCTGACCACGCCTCCGGTCGGGGTCTGCATGTTCGTCTGCGCGAATATCGCACGGCTGCCGCTGGCACCGGTGATCCGGGCGCTGGTTCCCTATCTGATAACCAATATCCTCGTGCTGCTGCTGGTCTCTTATATCCCGGCAATCAGCACCTGGCTGCCTTCCCTGATGGACAAATGACATGAACGACCTCGCCTGCCGCCTGCATGCGGCCCATGATCTGCGCATTGAAGATCTGCCCGAACCCGATGCCACGCCCGACATGGCGGTGGTCCGCGTGCTTCGGGGAGGCATCTGCGGATCGGACCTGCATTATTATCACGATGGTGGATTTGGCCCCGTCCGGGTCCGCGAACCGATCATCCTGGGCCACGAGGCCGCCGGGGTGATCGAGGCTGCACCTGCGGGTTCGCCGCTCAAGCCGGGGCAGTTGGTCGCGCTGTCGCCTTCGCGCCCTTGCGGAGAATGCGCATTCTGCCAGGCAGGACAGGAGCGGCATTGCATCGAGATGCGGTTTAACGGCTCTGCCATGCGGCTGCCGCATGAAAACGGACTGTTCCGCACCCGGCTGGCCCATCCCGTGGCGCAGTGCCTGCCCTTGCCCGATCACGTCGAGGCAGAGGCCGCGGCAGGAGCGGAACCTCTGGCGGTCTGCCTGCACGCGCTGTCCCTGGCGCCTTCGCTGGAGGGGCAGCGCGTGCTGATCACCGGTGCCGGACCGATCGGGGCGATCTGTACCGCGTTGGCCCGCCTGCAAGGGGCGGAAGAGGTGATCGTGACCGATGTGCAGGATTTCACATTGGGGATTGCCGAAGAAATGGGAGCCCACCGGGTGGTAAACGTGGCGCGGAAACCCGACGGGCTGGCCGAATACGCAACCGGCAAGGGCCGGATCGACGTGGTTCTGGAATGTTCCGCCAATCAGCACGCCATCGCGCAGGCGATCGGCGTTACCCGTCCGCAGGGCAGCGTGGTGCAAATCGGCGTCGGCGGGACGGTTCCGCTGCCCCTCAACCTGATCGTCGGCAAGGAACTGCGGTTTTTCGGCACCCATCGTTTCGACAGAGAATTTGCAGATGCCGTCGATATGATCTCCAAGGGTAGGATCGACCTGTCGCCGATGGTGACGAAGGTACTGCCCGCGCGCGAGGCTGTGCGGGCCTTCGACCTGGCCGGGGATCGGGCCCGGGCGGTCAAGGTGCAACTGGATTTCGCGGCATAAAACGGCCGGGGGCTGTCTGCCCCCGTCGCCGGTGGTTCTCTAGAACCGGCGGCGCGCCTGACGGCAACCCCGGAAGGTATTTGGGCAAAGAAGAAGAGCGGATCCGGCATCTGCGATCCGCTGCGTTGAGGAGAATGAGATGAGACATGTTTGGCGGTGGTTCGGACCGAATGATCGGGTATCCATCGATGACATGATGCAGACCGGGGTGCAGGGCGTGGTGACCGCGCTGCATCATGTTCAAAGCGGCGCGCTCTGGACGCCCGAGGAAATCGCAATGCGGCAAGGGCAGATCGCCGCGATGAAGGATGGCACGCCATCCGGCCTGAAATGGGAGGTGGTCGAGAGCCTGCCGGTCAGCGAGGCGATCAAGACGCAAAGCGGAGACTGGCGCGCGCATGTCGAGAACTGGATCGCCTCGATGCGGAACCTGAAGGCGGCGGGCATCGAGGTGATCTGCTACAACTTCATGCCGGTGCTGGACTGGACCCGCACGGACCTGGCATGGCGGCGGCCAAATGGTGCGACCTGCATGCGCTTCGATTTCACCGATTTCGCGGCTTTCGACATCCATATCCTCAAGCGCGCAGGCGCCGCCGAGGATTTCCCCGAGGATATCCGCGACGAGGCTGCCCGCCGGTTTGCTGCCATGGACGAAGCGCGGCGCGAGCAATTGGCCGGGAATGTGGTCTTCGGTCTACCCGGAGCGGCGGAGAATTTCAGCCTGCAGGATGTGCGTGATCTTCTGGACAGCTATGCGCCCGTAACCGACGAGGTGCTGCGCCGGAATTTCCATGATTTTCTCGAACAGGTCGCCCCCGTCGCGCAAGAGATTGGCGTGCGGCTGTGCTGTCATCCCGACGATCCGCCCTTCGGCCTGCTCGGCCTGCCCCGCGTCATGTCCACCGAGGCCGATTACGCCGAGCGCCTTGCCGCCGTCGATCTGTCCGCGAACGGGATCACGCTCTGCTCGGGTTCACTGGGCGCGCGTCCCGATAACGACCTTCCCGGCATGATGGAGCGCTTTGGCGCGCGGGTGCATTTCCTGCATCTGCGCAATGTCCGGCGCGATGGCGATGCGATCCGCGGCTCTTTCTTCGAGGACGAACATCTGGGTGGTCAGACCGACATGGTGGCGCTGGTCGCCTCGGTTCTGCGCGAGGAGGAACGGCGGCGCAAGACCGGCCGCGCGGATGCGGCGATCCCGATGCGGCCAGATCACGGGCAGGACATTCTTGACGATATCGGCCGCGGGGGGCAGCCGGGATACCCGGCCATCGGGCGCCTCAAGGGGCTGGCCGAACTGCGCGGGGTCGAGGCGGCGCTGACCCATCGGGGGACCGCCTGACGCGGTCTTGTCGAACGCGCCGGGTCAACCGGTGCGTTCGGGGCTGGCCAGCATCACATCGATATCCCGCGATTTCATCTGTTCGATCAGCGCCGGGGGCGTGCCGTCGTCCACGATGACCAGATCGAATTTTTCCAACGGCTCCATGGCATGGAGGGCGCGGCGCTCGAATTTCGTGTGATCGGCCAGCAGCACGCGCTTGGCGGCGCTGTCAAACATGGCGCGCTTGGTTTCGACCATGTCCGGGCTTTGATGGAAAACCATTCCATCGGTAATCGCGGACATCGACAGGAAGACCAGATCGGCCCGCAGGCGGCGGATCTCGGCAGTGGTGCCGGGCCCCATGAATGCGTTGCACCAATGATGGAACTGTCCGCCCAGCCCCAGCAAGGTGAGATCACGAATATCCTTGAGCGCGTTCATCAGGGCGATGGAATTGGTGATGGCAGTCAGCGGCACCTTGGCGGCCAGATGCGGGACCATGCGGAACACGGTGGTGGAATCGTCGAAGAACACCGCCTGCCCTGGCTCGATGATCCGGGCGGCGGCGGCGGCGATGGCGGATTTCTCGGCGGCCTGCCTCGTGTCGCGATAGGCGTCGCTGGCCTCGATCAGGCTGGTGGGGGCGGCAGAGACGATGCCGCGCGTCTTGCGCAAGAGCCCCCGGCTGGCGAGGTCGTCCAGGTCGCGATGGGCGGTCATCAGGCTGATGCCGAAACGCTCGGTCAGGTCCTCGATCCGCATCGTGCCCTCGGCCATGACCGCCTCGGCGATCATCTGGCGACGGGCGATCTGGCGGGCCTGGCGGCTGTCACTGGGCAGGTCATCAGTGACAAGCCGTTCTATCGGGGCCTGATCCGGGCTGTCTGTCATGCGTCTTTCTCCTGCCCGTCATCCGGTGGCAATGCCATAACAGGATAGCCTGACCCGCCGGAAGGGAAAGGGGCGCAGCTAACCGCGCCCCCTGCCCGTCACTGTTCAAGCACGAAGGGCGAAGTCATCTGATCGACATTGTCTGCGGTGATCAGGATACAGTCGAAAAGCTGCTTCTCCATCTCGACGCCGGTTTCACCGTTCTTGATGAAATTGTCGGCCTGGCGGACCGCCTCTTCGGAAAAGACCGCAACGGGCTGCAGGACGGTATATTGCATCTCGCCGGCCTTGACCGCCTCGACCGCATCGGGAGAGCCGTCAAAACCGCCGACCTTGACCTGATCCAGCTTGCCCGCCTCTTTCAGCGCGGCGATGGCGCCAAGCGCCATCTCGTCATTGCCCGAGATCACCCCGATGATGTCGGGATTAGCCTGCAGCATGGATTGCATCTTCTGATAGCCCTGGGTG
This region of Paracoccus saliphilus genomic DNA includes:
- a CDS encoding TRAP transporter substrate-binding protein, giving the protein MKLNRRQFTALAGASLLATPAIRAHAADVTIKLGHLANEENSWHKASLKFGEEVARLTEGRVEVQVFPNESLGKEIDLINGMQLGTADMTITGESLQNWAPMAALLAVPYAYLTLEQMDEVAAGDIGTQIKEEILAKAQIRPIAYFARGPRNLTSNREVMTPEDLNGLKLRVPNVPLFVKTWEALGAQPTPMAFSEVFTSLQNGTIDAQENPLALIESANFNEVQKFVNKTEHVRSWIYLTISEMTWGRLSAEDQEAVTQAAETAQQYERELFLADEDRLTKSLQDKGMTFVDSDKAAFAAQAKDAVLANVGDEIKPVVEELFAAQS
- a CDS encoding TRAP transporter small permease; protein product: MTILIRWMRTFLRLGTGVSFMVLITAVTVQVVGRGFVGASPVWTEELTRFALLYLAGFGTGLALLTGDLVNVDLVSESLPGRLSWLSRLISAGLVLVFCLLVIGPAMHFTRIGAMQTSPAMGMPMNYAHGSVLLLLAVLALAALLRGVGMLTGASDGRPENLKGEFE
- a CDS encoding TRAP transporter large permease; this translates as MSLAILGLTFLLGLVIGLPVAITLGLSSAAYLLWNGMPLVVIPQKMYAGMDSFVLLCIPGFILAGNLMNGGGITGRIIRFAQALVGWIRGGLAQTNVASSMLFGGISGTAVADAASIGGMMIPGMKKAGYPADFSAAVTAASSTVGPIIPPSVPMIIVGSLAGISVGKMFIAGAVPGLMLGGAMMITTYIIAVRRDFPRQAWQGWRELGISFLGAFWALAMTALIVGGMLSGYVTPTETAVVASIYAVVVGAFIYRELPLVRVPGILIDSAISSAGILALVGTANVFGWILVSEQIPQMIANGVLSVTDNRFLVILLINVVLLIVGMFMETIAALIILFVPLMTLAQAVGVDPLHFAVFAVLNLMIGLTTPPVGVCMFVCANIARLPLAPVIRALVPYLITNILVLLLVSYIPAISTWLPSLMDK
- a CDS encoding L-idonate 5-dehydrogenase; its protein translation is MNDLACRLHAAHDLRIEDLPEPDATPDMAVVRVLRGGICGSDLHYYHDGGFGPVRVREPIILGHEAAGVIEAAPAGSPLKPGQLVALSPSRPCGECAFCQAGQERHCIEMRFNGSAMRLPHENGLFRTRLAHPVAQCLPLPDHVEAEAAAGAEPLAVCLHALSLAPSLEGQRVLITGAGPIGAICTALARLQGAEEVIVTDVQDFTLGIAEEMGAHRVVNVARKPDGLAEYATGKGRIDVVLECSANQHAIAQAIGVTRPQGSVVQIGVGGTVPLPLNLIVGKELRFFGTHRFDREFADAVDMISKGRIDLSPMVTKVLPAREAVRAFDLAGDRARAVKVQLDFAA
- the uxuA gene encoding mannonate dehydratase, whose translation is MRHVWRWFGPNDRVSIDDMMQTGVQGVVTALHHVQSGALWTPEEIAMRQGQIAAMKDGTPSGLKWEVVESLPVSEAIKTQSGDWRAHVENWIASMRNLKAAGIEVICYNFMPVLDWTRTDLAWRRPNGATCMRFDFTDFAAFDIHILKRAGAAEDFPEDIRDEAARRFAAMDEARREQLAGNVVFGLPGAAENFSLQDVRDLLDSYAPVTDEVLRRNFHDFLEQVAPVAQEIGVRLCCHPDDPPFGLLGLPRVMSTEADYAERLAAVDLSANGITLCSGSLGARPDNDLPGMMERFGARVHFLHLRNVRRDGDAIRGSFFEDEHLGGQTDMVALVASVLREEERRRKTGRADAAIPMRPDHGQDILDDIGRGGQPGYPAIGRLKGLAELRGVEAALTHRGTA
- a CDS encoding DeoR/GlpR family DNA-binding transcription regulator, encoding MTDSPDQAPIERLVTDDLPSDSRQARQIARRQMIAEAVMAEGTMRIEDLTERFGISLMTAHRDLDDLASRGLLRKTRGIVSAAPTSLIEASDAYRDTRQAAEKSAIAAAAARIIEPGQAVFFDDSTTVFRMVPHLAAKVPLTAITNSIALMNALKDIRDLTLLGLGGQFHHWCNAFMGPGTTAEIRRLRADLVFLSMSAITDGMVFHQSPDMVETKRAMFDSAAKRVLLADHTKFERRALHAMEPLEKFDLVIVDDGTPPALIEQMKSRDIDVMLASPERTG